A genomic segment from Lates calcarifer isolate ASB-BC8 linkage group LG13, TLL_Latcal_v3, whole genome shotgun sequence encodes:
- the LOC108898993 gene encoding ubiquitin-conjugating enzyme E2 L3, translating to MAASRRLAKELEEIRRSGMKNFRNIQVEESNLLSWQGLIVPDNPPYDKGAFRIEIIFPTEYPFKPPKITFKTKIYHPNIDEKGQVCLPVISAENWKPATKTDQVIQSLIALVNDPQPEHPLRADLAEEYSKDRKKFLKNAEEFTKKHGEKRPMD from the exons ATGGCGGCGAGCAGGAGGCTGGCCAAG GAACTTGAAGAGATTCGCAGGTCTGGAATGAAGAACTTCAGAAACATTCAAGTTGAGGAATCAAACCTATTGTCATGGCAAGGGCTCATTGTTCCT GACAACCCACCTTATGATAAAGGTGCGTTCAGGATCGAAATCATTTTCCCCACCGAATATCCTTTCAAGCCTCCCAAGATCACATTCAAGACAAAGATCTATCACCCTAACATCGATGAGAAGGGACAGGTGTGCTTGCCTGTGATCAGTGCAGAGAACTGGAAACCTGCCACCAAAACTGACCAAG TAATTCAGTCCCTCATTGCGCTGGTTAATGACCCCCAGCCGGAGCATCCCCTGAGGGCAGACCTAGCAGAAGAATACTCAAAGGACCGTAAAAAATTCTTGAAGAATGCTGAAGAGTTTACAAAGAAACATGGTGAAAAGCGGCCAATGGACTGA
- the pias2 gene encoding E3 SUMO-protein ligase PIAS2 isoform X2, which yields MTGTTRWRRMRSFGSQSCNTDFSLLTGETAAWNNTKTSMNLQQPAPLIPPVHPDVQMKPLPFYDVLDVLIKPSSLGASTAQRYHQEKYFIFALTPQQVREVCISRDFLPGGRRDYMVQIQLRFCLSETSCPQEDNYPNSLCIKVNGKLFPLPGYAPPPKNGVEQKRPGRPLNITSLVRLSSAVPNQISVTWAPEIGKTYSMSVYLVRQLTSPLLLQRLRMKGIRNPDHSRALIKEKLTADPDSEIATTSLRVSLMCPLGKMRLTVPCRAVTCSHLQCFDAALYLQMNEKKPTWICPVCDKKAAYESLIIDGLFLEILNDCSDVDEIKFQEDGTWCPMRPKKESVKVPSQSVPKIETPLRQLSVVPHSTEPSTTKKADVIDLTLESSSSDDEEDTDPPLKKRCVYISKNEEMHAKGVLSYQPTVRMPNVQSLDPSYLTSTLADYAVPFHPSTLATIPTDMQSLDLFSLIQADPQHYRPQMFLDNLTSMQTAAAASTSSALVSSSSHYDTSTHAASSIHETRVITGGGGATGGGTDSGISDIISLD from the exons ATGACCGGAACAACAAGATGGCGGAGAATGAGGAGTTTCGG GAGTCAGTCCTGTAACACAGACTTCAGCCTGTTGACTGGTGAAACAGCCGCGTGGAACAACACCAAAACCAGCATGAATCTCCAGCAACCAGCCCCTCTCATCCCCCCCGTCCATCCTGATGTGCAGATGAAGCCCCTGCCCTTCTATGATGTCCTGGATGTCCTGATCAAGCCTTCAAGTCTAG GTGCAAGTACTGCACAGAGGTACcaccaagaaaaatatttcatctttGCCTTGACACCACAGCAAGTTCGAGAAGTATGCATATCCAG GGACTTTCTACCTGGTGGCAGAAGAGACTATATGGTTCAAATTCAACTGAG GTTTTGCTTGTCAGAGACAAGTTGCCCTCAAGAGGATAATTACCCCAACAGTCTTTGTATAAAGGTCAATGGGAAACTTTTTCCTTTGCCA GGTTATGcaccaccaccaaaaaatgGCGTGGAACAGAAGAGACCAGGAAGACCTCTGAACATTACCTCCCTTGTCCGACTCTCATCTGCAGTACCAAATCAGATTTCAGTGACATGGGCACCTGAAATTGGAAAA ACCTATTCTATGTCTGTGTACCTGGTGAGGCAGCTGAcatcaccactgctgctgcagaggctgaGGATGAAGGGCATAAGAAACCCAGACCACTCCAGAGCACTAA TTAAAGAGAAGCTGACAGCAGATCCAGACAGTGAAATTGCTACAACAAGCCTTCGAGTCTCACTTATGTGTCCG CTGGGTAAGATGCGACTGACAGTGCCGTGCCGGGCAGTGACCTGCTCTCACCTGCAGTGTTTTGACGCTGCCCTCTACCTGCAGATGAATGAGAAGAAACCAACTTGGATCTGTCCTGTGTGTGACAAGAAGGCTGCATATGAGAGTCTAATCATTGATGG TTTATTCTTGGAGATCCTGAACGACTGCTCTGATGTGGATGAAATCAAGTTTCAGGAGGATGGAACCTGGTGTCCCATGAGACCAAAAAAAGAGTCAGTCAAGGTCCCCTCTCAGTCAGTTCCAAAAATTGAGA CTCCTTTACGCCAGCTGTCAGTGGTCCCTCATTCTACTGAACCGAGCACCACCAAGAAGGCTGATGTGATTGATCTTACTCTGGAAAGCTCCTCctctgatgatgaagaggacACAGACCCTCCACTTAAGAAACGCTGCGTTTACATTTCAAAGAACGAGGAGATGCATGCAAAGGG agtGTTGTCCTACCAGCCCACTGTGCGCATGCCAAACGTCCAGTCCCTGGACCCATCTTATCTGACCTCTACACTTGCTGACTATGCAGTCCCCTTCCACCCATCCACCCTGGCTACCATCCCCACAGACATGCAGA GTCTGGATTTGTTTTCCTTAATTCAAGCAGATCCTCag cATTATCGGCCTCAGATGTTCCTGGATAACCTGACAAGCATgcaaactgcagctgcagccagcaCCAGCTCAGCCCTGGTCTCCTCCAGCAGCCACTATGATACCAGCACTCACGCTGCCAGCTCCATCCACGAAACCCGGGTCATCACAGGAGGTGGAGGGGCCACTGGAGGAGGGACTGACAGTGGCATATCAGATATCATTTCACTAGACTGA
- the pias2 gene encoding E3 SUMO-protein ligase PIAS2 isoform X1, translating to MTGTTRWRRMRSFGRSQSCNTDFSLLTGETAAWNNTKTSMNLQQPAPLIPPVHPDVQMKPLPFYDVLDVLIKPSSLGASTAQRYHQEKYFIFALTPQQVREVCISRDFLPGGRRDYMVQIQLRFCLSETSCPQEDNYPNSLCIKVNGKLFPLPGYAPPPKNGVEQKRPGRPLNITSLVRLSSAVPNQISVTWAPEIGKTYSMSVYLVRQLTSPLLLQRLRMKGIRNPDHSRALIKEKLTADPDSEIATTSLRVSLMCPLGKMRLTVPCRAVTCSHLQCFDAALYLQMNEKKPTWICPVCDKKAAYESLIIDGLFLEILNDCSDVDEIKFQEDGTWCPMRPKKESVKVPSQSVPKIETPLRQLSVVPHSTEPSTTKKADVIDLTLESSSSDDEEDTDPPLKKRCVYISKNEEMHAKGVLSYQPTVRMPNVQSLDPSYLTSTLADYAVPFHPSTLATIPTDMQSLDLFSLIQADPQHYRPQMFLDNLTSMQTAAAASTSSALVSSSSHYDTSTHAASSIHETRVITGGGGATGGGTDSGISDIISLD from the exons ATGACCGGAACAACAAGATGGCGGAGAATGAGGAGTTTCGG CAGGAGTCAGTCCTGTAACACAGACTTCAGCCTGTTGACTGGTGAAACAGCCGCGTGGAACAACACCAAAACCAGCATGAATCTCCAGCAACCAGCCCCTCTCATCCCCCCCGTCCATCCTGATGTGCAGATGAAGCCCCTGCCCTTCTATGATGTCCTGGATGTCCTGATCAAGCCTTCAAGTCTAG GTGCAAGTACTGCACAGAGGTACcaccaagaaaaatatttcatctttGCCTTGACACCACAGCAAGTTCGAGAAGTATGCATATCCAG GGACTTTCTACCTGGTGGCAGAAGAGACTATATGGTTCAAATTCAACTGAG GTTTTGCTTGTCAGAGACAAGTTGCCCTCAAGAGGATAATTACCCCAACAGTCTTTGTATAAAGGTCAATGGGAAACTTTTTCCTTTGCCA GGTTATGcaccaccaccaaaaaatgGCGTGGAACAGAAGAGACCAGGAAGACCTCTGAACATTACCTCCCTTGTCCGACTCTCATCTGCAGTACCAAATCAGATTTCAGTGACATGGGCACCTGAAATTGGAAAA ACCTATTCTATGTCTGTGTACCTGGTGAGGCAGCTGAcatcaccactgctgctgcagaggctgaGGATGAAGGGCATAAGAAACCCAGACCACTCCAGAGCACTAA TTAAAGAGAAGCTGACAGCAGATCCAGACAGTGAAATTGCTACAACAAGCCTTCGAGTCTCACTTATGTGTCCG CTGGGTAAGATGCGACTGACAGTGCCGTGCCGGGCAGTGACCTGCTCTCACCTGCAGTGTTTTGACGCTGCCCTCTACCTGCAGATGAATGAGAAGAAACCAACTTGGATCTGTCCTGTGTGTGACAAGAAGGCTGCATATGAGAGTCTAATCATTGATGG TTTATTCTTGGAGATCCTGAACGACTGCTCTGATGTGGATGAAATCAAGTTTCAGGAGGATGGAACCTGGTGTCCCATGAGACCAAAAAAAGAGTCAGTCAAGGTCCCCTCTCAGTCAGTTCCAAAAATTGAGA CTCCTTTACGCCAGCTGTCAGTGGTCCCTCATTCTACTGAACCGAGCACCACCAAGAAGGCTGATGTGATTGATCTTACTCTGGAAAGCTCCTCctctgatgatgaagaggacACAGACCCTCCACTTAAGAAACGCTGCGTTTACATTTCAAAGAACGAGGAGATGCATGCAAAGGG agtGTTGTCCTACCAGCCCACTGTGCGCATGCCAAACGTCCAGTCCCTGGACCCATCTTATCTGACCTCTACACTTGCTGACTATGCAGTCCCCTTCCACCCATCCACCCTGGCTACCATCCCCACAGACATGCAGA GTCTGGATTTGTTTTCCTTAATTCAAGCAGATCCTCag cATTATCGGCCTCAGATGTTCCTGGATAACCTGACAAGCATgcaaactgcagctgcagccagcaCCAGCTCAGCCCTGGTCTCCTCCAGCAGCCACTATGATACCAGCACTCACGCTGCCAGCTCCATCCACGAAACCCGGGTCATCACAGGAGGTGGAGGGGCCACTGGAGGAGGGACTGACAGTGGCATATCAGATATCATTTCACTAGACTGA